AAAATTCAAATTATCGTTAAAAAAAACACAATATATTACCCGAGCAAAGATTGTTTGTATAATAACAAACGATAAAGGAAAATATATGGATAAAAAATAGAAAAATATTGACATCATAGATAAAAAATGATAATCTGAACACAGATTTGTATATACAAGTAGATAGTTGAATAGTTTTTCAATTATCAAAGTATATAAGGTGTAGTAAATTGGGTCGCTGAAATAAGGCAGGTGCAAAATCTGTTAAGGTGTAAATATGGTTCGGAGGTGAAGAAACAAGATTATTATAAGAAGTTACAGATAACAAAGAAAAACAATGAAAAATATTTGTAAATTATACTAGAATTACTAATTTCAAGAAATGAATCAAAAAAAAGAAAGTATTGAATATTAATGATCATTTTAATAGCGGTAAAAACATTATATAAGATTGAAAATGCTATAGATTGATAAGGAAAATGGATATTTTTACGTATAGAGTAAAATATTGTTCGAATTATTAACGAAAAACAATAATTGTAAACGTTATTGCTAAAATTTTCAGTAAAAAATTGTCATATATATTGTTTGATTTTTATCACAGAATGATTTAAACTAAAGTTAGTTAGTTGTTAAAAATTTATCAAAGTATTGGAGGAAATAATATGGGTTTTAAATCAGACATTGAAATTGCACAAGAGGCTACACCACAGGATATCCGTGAGATAGCAAAGAAATTGGGTTTAACCGAAGACGACTTGGATTTATACGGTAAGTATAAAGCAAAAGTGGACTACAATCTATTAAAAAAAGAAACCGGTAAAAAACCAGCAAAATTAATTCTAACAACCGCCATTAATCCGACACCAGCCGGCGAAGGAAAAACAACAACCACAATTGGGGTTGCCGATGGTTTGGCAAAATTAGGGAAAAATACCTTAGTAGCGTTAAGAGAACCTTCTTTAGGGCCAGTTTTTGGTGTTAAAGGCGGAGCTGCCGGCGGCGGATACGCTCAAGTTGTGCCAATGGAAGATATTAACCTTCATTTTACCGGAGATTTCCACGCTATTGGAGCAGCCAACAATTTATTGGCAGCCATGCTTGATAATCATATCAAACAAGGTAACGAACTGAAGATCGATGCCAAAAAAATTACCTGGAGACGTTGTGTTGACATGAATGACCGTCAACTGCGAAACATTGTTGATGGTTTAGGCGGATCTGGCGATGGCGTTGTTCGTGAAGACGGATTTGATATCACAGTTGCGTCTGAAGTAATGGCAGCGTTCTGTTTATCCAGTGATATTTCAGATCTGAAAGCACGTTTGGGCCGTATTATTGTTGCTTATAGTTATGCCGGCGAACCGATTACAGCCGAACAATTAAAAGCTAATGGTGCAATGGCCGCGTTATTAAAAGATGCTTTAAAACCAAATCTGGTACAAACCCTGGAAGGCACCCCAGCTTTCATTCATGGTGGACCATTTGCCAATATTGCCCACGGTTGTAACTCTGTGATCGCAACTCGAATGGCAATGCATTTTGCTGATTATGTGGTAACTGAAGGTGGTTTCGGTGCTGACCTTGGCGCTGAAAAATTTCTGGATATCAAATGCCGAATGGCCAACTTGAAACCGGATGCAGTAATTATTGTAGCAACTGTACGAGCCCTTAAATATAATGGCGGCGTTGCCAAAGCAGATTTAAACAACGAAAACCTGGAAGCTTTAAAAGCCGGCTTACCGAACTTATTAAAACATGTTGAAAATATTACCCAGGTCTTTAAATTACCAGCTGTTGTTGCAATCAATGAATTCCCACTGGATACAGAAGCAGAATTACAACTGGTTAAATCTGAATGTCAGAAACTGGGCGTTAACGTTGCAATTTCTCAGGTATGGGCAAAAGGCGGAGAAGGCGGAGAAGAACTGGCCAAAGAAGTTGTTCGTCTCATTGACGAAAGCGAAGGAACCTTCGAATACTGCTACGATCTGGATATTCCAATCAAAGAAAAAATTGAAACGATTGCCACCCGGATTTACGGTGCTGACGGCGTAGATTTCACACCCGCAGCTGCTAAAGAAATGGATCGTCTAACCGCACTGGGTTTTGACAAGGTGCCAATTTGTATGGCAAAAACACAATACTCATTAACCGATGATGCAACGAAACTGGGTCGTCCAACCGGATTTAAAATTACGGTTCGTCAATTGACCATTTCAGCTGGGGCTGGTTTCATTATTGCCTTAACCGGAGAAATCATGAAAATGCCTGGTCTTCCTAAAGTTCCGGCAGCAGAAAAAATTGATGTTGATGAAAACGGTGTAATTGCCGGTTTATTCTAGAAATAATTTGAAATTCAAATAAAAATTGAGGGGAAGCTTAAAAAGTTCCCCTCTTAAATTGCTATAATAATTGCTATAATTTTTTTAAGATGACTCAAAATTAACTTGTTAAAATTTGAAAACAAAAATATGAAGGAGGAGAAAAGCGTGAATAATTTTTTTAGTCCAGCAGAAATTTGTGAAAATACTATTAAGGGTTGCAATAATAAAGCCAAACTACCAATTGGCAAGATGATAATTTTAGGTATTTTTGCTGGGGTATTTATTGGTTTCGGGGCATATGGTTTTACCATCATTTTAGCAGGAGCTGGTACCGGTTTTGAAGCTACCTTTGCAAAATTAGTTGGAGCCGGTGTTTTCCCGGTCGGTTTGATGCTTGTGGTACTATGTGGCGCCGAACTGTTTACCGGTAACAATCTGATGACTTTATCAGTATTCAAAAAAGAAATAACCTTAGGTGCAATGCTTCGTAACTGGGGCGTCGTATGGGTTGCAAATTTAATTGGTTCAGTTCTATTAGCGTGGTTACTGTCTCAAAGTGGTTTGTATGGAGAAGCGATGACAGCTAAAGCAATTGGAATTGCTGAAGCAAAAGTTGCGATTCCACTGTTTTCCGTTATTATTCGTGCAATTTTTTGTAATATGCTTGTTGTTTTGGCAGTATGGATGCAATCAGGCGCAAAAGACATCGTCAGTAAGATTTTTGCAATCTGGTTTCCGATTATGCTTTTTGTATTGTCCGGATTCGAACATAGTGTCGCGAACATGTTTTTTATTCCCATGGGTATTTTCTGTGGCGCAAATATAACTTGGGGACAAGCCTTTATTAACAATATTTTACCAGTAACAATTGGCAATATCATTGGCGGCGCTCTAATTGTTCCAATTGCTTATTATTACACTTATGCAAAAAAAAGCTTAAATTGATCAGTAAAATCAGATGAATTTTAAAAATAACTGATTATAACAAAACCCTTGCGTGAATTCACGCGAGGGTTTTGTGTTTCTTTAGGTTTGTGTTTCTTAAAATTGTTTTTCTTTGATCAGACCTTTGCGGTAAGCCGTAATTAACATTTCCAGATCTTCGACCTGATTCATCAATGCTTTGCCGGTATCGGTATCGCGAACCCGCTTTCGTTCAGTTGATTTTTCGACAACCATTAAAGTAGATTTAATGTCGACACCATCGGCAATCGCTTTTTCAACCGATTCGAAGGGATCGTGACTAATCAAGATTAAACCATAAGAATTGTAAGTTAAGGTATAACCGGCAATACCCGTTGTTTTTTGATAGGCTTTGGCAAAACCGCCGTCAATCACTAACTGTTTACCTTTGGCACGGATCGGGCTTTCTCCAGACGTTGCTTTAACGGGAATATGTCCATTGATCAGATGACCTTCTTCGGGATCAACACCAAATTCAACTAAGATTCTTTTAGCCAGCTCATCGTCGTCGTCAATCAATAAATAAAAAGGCGCATAACGTTCTTTATGGGGCTCTTTATCATCGATAAAATATCGTTCGAAGGTGGCCATTTTGTCTTTTCCAAAAAGAGGAGAATCTTCATGACACCATAAGAACCAGAGAAAATCGGTTCGCGTCTGATTGTTATCTTTGTCAGTTTGACCAAAATAAGCTTCTCGAGCCATCTGGTCGAATTTATCCATCAAATTTTTTCCGGCGTATTTTTTTCCGGCGATTTCTTTAGCTTTAAAGCTTCCATCAGCGTTAATTAAAAGGCAGGCATGAAACAGCAAATTACTATTAAAAACCTTATACATACTTCCTTTGGCATACATAAAACGAATATGCTTCTGAAGTTTTTCACTGTGTAAAAAGGCATAAATCAGGCGATCAATCACCAGGTTTTCTTCTTCGGTTAACGTGTAGGGACTATCGGGGTCAAGGGTGGGAAAATTAGTATCATTAAGCGGGTAAACAATGCCTTCAACGGTCACCGTTTTATTTTCAAAATCGATACAGCGAAGCAGTTGACGTTTTTCCATATGATAATCAGGATGATTATCAATCAATACTTCTTCAAGTTTAAATTGAATAATCGCAATGGCTTTATGCATCTTCGCCATCAGGGAAATTTCCTGGTCGGAAACGCTATGATTATCCGAGAGTTTAGGGGTGAACTTAGCACAGGGGTCATCGCTGTAAACCCGGTTGGCAAAGGAAGCTAGCGGTAAGAGATTAATACCATATCCGTTTTCCAGAACGTCCATATTAGCATACCGTAAGGCGATTCGAACGGCATTGGCAATACAGGCGGCGTTGCCGGCAGCGGCACCCATCCAGAGAATATCATGGTTTCCCCATTGCATATCAAGGGAATGATGACGCATCAGGGTGTCCATTACTTCATCAGGTCCGGCACCACGGTCGTAGATATCCCCGATAATATGAAGGTGATCGATCGTCAGTCGTTTGATGACGCCAGAGATCTCCACGATAAAGTGTTGAGCGCGTTCCAATTTGACCAGGCTCTCAATAATTTCCTGATAGTATTCACGTTTGTTAAAACGATGCTCATCTTCTTGCAGTAATTCTTCCATGATGTAAGCAAAATCTTTTGGCAATGCTTTACGAACCTTAGAGCGGGTGTATTTTGAAGCCGCGGCCCGACAAACTTTAACCAGGCGGTAAATGGTCAGTTTATACCAGTTATCCAAAGACTCCTGGCTACGCTCCTTTTTAATTAAGTCAATTTTTTGTTCAGGATAATAAATAAGGGTGGATAATTCTTCCAAATCTTCAAATGCAATCGTATTTCCCAGCTCTTGATGAACCTTTCGTTTGATCGCTCCAGAAGCGTTTTGCATGACATGATTAAAGGCTTCATGTTCCCCATGGATATCGGTAAGAAAATGTTCCGTTCCTTTCGGGAGGTTTAGAATCGCCTTAAGGTTAACAACTTCTCCCACGGCACTGGTAATGTTGGGAAAACTTTGTGACAGTAGTTCGAGATATTTTTTGTTTTCTTGGAGTTGTACTTTTGTATAACCGTTCATTTCGCATCCTCTATCTTTAAATTCGAATCAAAAAAATGTAAATGTTTACGTCTAGATTATACACTTGAACACATTAAAAAACCATTAAAAAATATATCATCATCATAAAGACAAAAGGTGGATTCCATGATAAAATTAACAAAGCGAAAAAATTATGATAAATGTCAAAATTTTAGTTTTAAAACGAACAGGTGAAGATTAATGGAGACAAAAATTATTTCTGCAGTTGAGGCAATTGACGAAAAACGGGCGATCGCATTGGTAAAAACTGAAATTGAGTTGGGAAAAGACAAAAAGGAAATAGCAAAT
This is a stretch of genomic DNA from Acetobacterium woodii DSM 1030. It encodes these proteins:
- a CDS encoding fructose-1,6-bisphosphatase, which encodes MNGYTKVQLQENKKYLELLSQSFPNITSAVGEVVNLKAILNLPKGTEHFLTDIHGEHEAFNHVMQNASGAIKRKVHQELGNTIAFEDLEELSTLIYYPEQKIDLIKKERSQESLDNWYKLTIYRLVKVCRAAASKYTRSKVRKALPKDFAYIMEELLQEDEHRFNKREYYQEIIESLVKLERAQHFIVEISGVIKRLTIDHLHIIGDIYDRGAGPDEVMDTLMRHHSLDMQWGNHDILWMGAAAGNAACIANAVRIALRYANMDVLENGYGINLLPLASFANRVYSDDPCAKFTPKLSDNHSVSDQEISLMAKMHKAIAIIQFKLEEVLIDNHPDYHMEKRQLLRCIDFENKTVTVEGIVYPLNDTNFPTLDPDSPYTLTEEENLVIDRLIYAFLHSEKLQKHIRFMYAKGSMYKVFNSNLLFHACLLINADGSFKAKEIAGKKYAGKNLMDKFDQMAREAYFGQTDKDNNQTRTDFLWFLWCHEDSPLFGKDKMATFERYFIDDKEPHKERYAPFYLLIDDDDELAKRILVEFGVDPEEGHLINGHIPVKATSGESPIRAKGKQLVIDGGFAKAYQKTTGIAGYTLTYNSYGLILISHDPFESVEKAIADGVDIKSTLMVVEKSTERKRVRDTDTGKALMNQVEDLEMLITAYRKGLIKEKQF
- a CDS encoding formate--tetrahydrofolate ligase gives rise to the protein MGFKSDIEIAQEATPQDIREIAKKLGLTEDDLDLYGKYKAKVDYNLLKKETGKKPAKLILTTAINPTPAGEGKTTTTIGVADGLAKLGKNTLVALREPSLGPVFGVKGGAAGGGYAQVVPMEDINLHFTGDFHAIGAANNLLAAMLDNHIKQGNELKIDAKKITWRRCVDMNDRQLRNIVDGLGGSGDGVVREDGFDITVASEVMAAFCLSSDISDLKARLGRIIVAYSYAGEPITAEQLKANGAMAALLKDALKPNLVQTLEGTPAFIHGGPFANIAHGCNSVIATRMAMHFADYVVTEGGFGADLGAEKFLDIKCRMANLKPDAVIIVATVRALKYNGGVAKADLNNENLEALKAGLPNLLKHVENITQVFKLPAVVAINEFPLDTEAELQLVKSECQKLGVNVAISQVWAKGGEGGEELAKEVVRLIDESEGTFEYCYDLDIPIKEKIETIATRIYGADGVDFTPAAAKEMDRLTALGFDKVPICMAKTQYSLTDDATKLGRPTGFKITVRQLTISAGAGFIIALTGEIMKMPGLPKVPAAEKIDVDENGVIAGLF
- a CDS encoding formate/nitrite transporter family protein, which encodes MNNFFSPAEICENTIKGCNNKAKLPIGKMIILGIFAGVFIGFGAYGFTIILAGAGTGFEATFAKLVGAGVFPVGLMLVVLCGAELFTGNNLMTLSVFKKEITLGAMLRNWGVVWVANLIGSVLLAWLLSQSGLYGEAMTAKAIGIAEAKVAIPLFSVIIRAIFCNMLVVLAVWMQSGAKDIVSKIFAIWFPIMLFVLSGFEHSVANMFFIPMGIFCGANITWGQAFINNILPVTIGNIIGGALIVPIAYYYTYAKKSLN